The following nucleotide sequence is from Nothobranchius furzeri strain GRZ-AD chromosome 6, NfurGRZ-RIMD1, whole genome shotgun sequence.
GTTATCAACTTTTCTTCAACTTCCTCGAGGTTGTTAATAAAGCATtcgattttttaaattgtttttacgTTTTTGATCAACACAATACGCTTCATTAATATTACATGATCTAAAACAATTGGATCAGTTTTTGTTTTGTGCGGCAATCGATAAACCTGGTCTGGGATCGACTGAACCACAGCTTTGAACGGCTTCGTCTTTATCTGCCATCAGCTAGTTGTCCTGGATTTGAGTAGGAAGTGAGCGTCCCCAAGAGCACAGAGCTAACAAAGATTAGCTTGatccaaaaaacaaaacaaacagctgCTTTGTCCCGTGGTTTTCTCTACGGGTACCTGTTTTTTCCTCACCGGAGCTGCTCGAAACGCTTCGTGAACTGCTGACAGAAAGTCCGCAGTCATGTTGTCCGAGCGGGTTGAGTTTGGAGGCTCTTCCTTCCTCCGGTCTCATGATGTCGGAGGGACTCGCTAGTTTTGCCTGAGCTCCTCTCAGCACCTCCGCTGCTGCTAACTCAACTTTGCTGTTGTTGGACGTTTCCTCCTCAGAGTAAGTTATCTCCCTCACCCAGTGGATAAGTTATTTTTGGATCAAATGTTCTTTAATTTACCGCGATAACGCTTAGCAGAGTTTATTGTTTAAATTAGTTTATTCAGTTTGACGTTTCTCAGGCCAAAACTGCGACTAGCAGGAGTGACGAGGAATTCCTTCTGACTGTTCATTACATCAGGACTGATCACCTCAGTTTAAACATGTATGTTGGGAGCCAGCTCTAATAATTCGGTCATCTAAATAAGTTTTGTTAAACCAATAAAGACTGTCATAAAGGTCATGGCTCTTAGATATTCACAGTACACTTGGATTTATATTGGTCTGAACACAAGTTATTTTGTGTAGTATGTCTTGCTTTACCTTTTGTTTGAACCTTGAAAATTGCCTCATTTTGAATGCAAATAATACAAAATTAACTGTAAAGCAAGATAATATGTAGAACTCATCTTttacatccttttgtgctgccacgtgggtctctactgcttATATAAACTCTAAAATTGTCTATCTGTTTTCTGACAGTGGAATTTTAAGAATTATGAGCCTAGAATTACTCAAAGAAAAATAACTTAAAAAtgcattcagaagaaaaacagagaaaTATACAAAATGTCTAAAATGACTCGCTTGAAAAAGttaccatttgtgatgtcacaaacagggaaattagaAAACCACCTCATGTATAATAGAGAGCtgctgcagaaggagcagagtacattttttcttcttttttggcTACACTTGACATTATtctgttttcaaccctttattggtaaacagtTTTAAAAGTAAGGactaatatgtttttttttattttttatactttCTTTGTTCATTTAGCCAGTGTGAAGCCATGTGAAGTGAGTAGAGTAGATCAACTTAAATGCTGCTTCGAAATGACCAAATTCGAAGAtgttagagacacaaaatattttgctggaaataatcaataaaatataaaaacttgaAATCtggttcagctggctaaatacatTACTGcacactgggatttgaacccatgtcagcacatggcaaaactgcgtgggcggagtttcactgaaacaaagcgttttatttccaggtataaattcacgctgacaaaaataacttgtatttaagataaatgacacctcagtagtgccaacagtaatattttattATATACTGTGCCTAACTTTTgctttcaaatatttaaaaagcATGATCTGGAACCTTTAATTCTTCCAAGTAAACATGAATTCTGTTGGAACATTACATGTTTCACCAATGATTAATGTTTGACACATTCTATATTGTCTATAAATTGAGCTGAATGGAAGATCAGGTCTGCAACATAATTAAATCTTCCTCACTCTGTCCAGAGATGGCGACTCAAAACACTGGAACGTTTCAAGACTCCCTGCAGAGTTCAGAGGAACGCGGGGAGCTGGTGCACTCGTTATCTAAGGAGACTCCTGGATCTCCAGATGCCTCTGAGTTGGGGAGCCCCCGCTGTACTCTGAACTTTGACCTCCTGAACATGGTGACATCCTACAAGAGAATGGCTCTGTATCTAGAACCCATTGTAGACGCAGTAGAGGTCATTCACCTGTTACTCgggtgtgtatgggtgtgtgtaaACACATTATCATATGGTTGTTTTGACCATTAGTAGTAAATGTCAGAATTCAATCTATCTTACGTTTTGTCAAACAGATGGAAGATGCCACTGTGCTCTCTGCTCGTTTGTATATTCCTCAACATCTTCTTTTGCACAATTACTGAAGGTAGGGTGATTCATTTAGCATAGATATTAAACCAGTGGTATTGTGATGTCACCAAATATTTTTTATTGATCCATTAAGTCGTTGTATCTGCCTCTGGTATCAGTTGGTTGGTTCACAGGGAGTGTGGTGGTTGTATCGGCGCCGGCTGCCCTGGGTTACCTGCAGGACAGGTGTGGGGGCAAAGCCTCTGAAGCGGATCTCCAGAAGAGGCGTTACCACGCTGTGCATCGCAaagacctgcagacggttcacctCACCAAACAGGAGGCCATGCTGGAAGTCAAAGACCTGTAAGATGCATGCTGCAGCTAATTATTTTAGCTCAAGTGTGTGTCCTGTTCtgctttctctctctttttttaaaacaaatatttacAGCAATTAGCAGCTATTATATtatcctgggtatcttaaggctatggatgtggtaggactGTCGTGGTTGacgcgtctctgcaacattgcgtggtcatcgggggcagttcctgtggagtggcagaccggggtggtggtccccatctttaagaatggTGACCGGGGGGTGTGTTTGAACTATGGGGggttcacactcctcagcctccctggaaaggtctactccaaggtactggagaggagggtccgatcgatagttgaatctcagattgaggaggagcaatgtggttttcgtcctggccgtggaactgtggaccagctctatacccttgcaagggtgatggagggggcatcgcatagccggtagtaagtcggacctgttcccggtgagggttggactccgccagggctgccctttgtcaccggttctgttcattacctttatggacagaatttctaggtgcagccgtggtgtggagtgtgtcgagtttggtggcaggagaatctcgtctctgctttttgcggatgatgtggtcctcctagcttcatccagctctgaccttcagctcttgctgggtaggttcgtggccgagtgtgaagtggctgggacgaggatcagtacctccaaatctgagactatggttctcgaccggaagagggttgcttgccaactccgggtcgggggagaggtcctacctcaagtagaggagtttaaatatctcggggtcttgttcacgagtgagggtaggagggatcggcagatcgacaggcggattggtttggcgtctgcagtgatgcggacgctgagccgatctgtcgtggtgaagagggagctgagccagaaagccaggctctcgatttaccggtcgatctacgtcccaatcctcacctatggtcatgagctttgggtaatgaccgaaagaacgagatcgcggatacaagcggccgaaatgagtttcctccgtagggtggccgggctcagccttatgggccattcccatctgtaccgggtcggcccgggccgggtagccccagtcggccccagcctggcccggttggttccacacatccttgccttaagcccatgtgggctgattctacccaccaatcagaggcttgctctaatggaaggtgtgaatttgctgtcagcagtgggtgtgttggccctggtcggcctgaagcagaccccctcgagaagagggctgagaatgagccttggttggcccggaaaaataccaggccacccagatatgtaaacaacctacgctacccggcccgggccgacccggtacagatgggaatggcccattagagatagggtgaggagctcggacattcgggagggactcggagtagaaccgctgctcctccagattgaaaggagtcacttgaggtggtttgggcatctggtcaggatgcctcctggacgcctccctggggaggtgtttcaggcatgtcctgccggcaggaggtccctgggtcgacccaggacacgttggagaggttacatctccaatctggtccgggaacgccttggggtcctgccggaggagctggtggacaaggccggggagaggacggtctggagctccctagttgggatgctgcccccgcgacccggacccggataagcggaggaagactattatattatattatattatattatattatattatattatattatattatattatattatattatatccagTCAAATGGACTTTGTGAATTTGTGCATTCTCCTGGTTTAATTTCCTCAGTAAATACAGTAAATATGGCCTATGAAAATCACATTTGTTGGTGGAAATGTATCAGGCATTGTTGatatttcatttatttgtttttactgaatgtgtgtgtgattgtgtgtttcCAACAGGTTGAAGCACCTGGATGACATGTTGTCCTCTGCTTGCCAATCAGCGGAAGCCATTTACAAGGTTTTATACTGGGATAGTCACACCAGTTCTTCAAGGtctgtatgcacacacacacacacacacacacacacacacacacacacacacacacacacacacacacacagaaacaaatgtgtgtgttattatctttttatgaaattattgttGAAGTGTCAAATGTGAGGTAAATTTGCATTATTTCTGTTAAATTCCTCGTCGTGAATGCCGCGGCTAAACCACGATCCTCATTTTTGTCCTGCAGGTTTTATGGAGCGACGCTAACAGTGGTGTGTCTGCTTTATGTTGTTCCTGTGGGCTGGGTGCTTGCTGGGCTCAACACCGTCGTCTTCCTGTGGAACCGAGACTTCTGCAGAGGTTAGCTCCTTTAAACAAAAGAAACACTCATTTCTAGTAATATTATTGCAATGTTTTATTTGCTGTTTTCACTCTGATTTCCCAGTTCTTCTGGACCTTCGGAAGCTCTTTTACTTTGGTCCGACTCAGACCTCAGAGGGGCTGCCTGAAGACCAGGCTCAGGGCAGCCTGATGGACAGGACGCCAACCCCCCCTAGTCTAGAGGTGAGAGAAATGAGCAAGTGAATGTGATTGTTGGTACTTGAACATTCAGCTGTTGTGGTTTACATTAAACCCCTCCACAGATGTAAGCTTCTTACCCAGTTATCCCAAATCTCATGGCCTTTACATGGTTTAACCGCACAGATGGAACCACTTCCCTCGTTAAGTTTGCGTTCCCCCGTGCGAGGGACGGACAAGGGCTCAGATCAGTCTATGCTAGATTCATAACAACTGCTAACCGCATGGGTTTGTGTTTGAAACAGGACCTTTCCCCTGGAAGTGTAGAAGAAGCAGAGGAGGCTGAACCTGATGATGAGTTTAAGGACGCCATTGAGGTAAAAGCACATTTTAATAATGCCCTTTAATATTCTTCATCCCAGTTTTGCCCTCTCAATCTAAACTTCAGACTGTTTATTCTAATCTTTTCATTCAAAACAGTGTCATCAGCGCACAGATTATGAATCGCCTTTAGACCGGCATCCAGTCAGAGCAATACGTTATAAGGTGTGACAAAACATTTGCATCCAAGCTGTGAAGCATCAGCCCGCAGCTGCTGGTCCGGTTAGTTTGAAAAGGCCATAAAATCCCAATCCCAGCTGAGGGCATTTATCACGGTGGTTTCTACTCTTCCTGGTAAATATGTTGCTCTGAGATTATTCCTAAAATAAAACCGCTTTGCTCATGTTTCTGCGAATAACGCGTGTGAGCCCAAATCAACCTAAAATAGAAAATGGTTTGTTTTTAGAAGCAGGACCAGAGACTTTCATCGTCAAAACCCTTGAAACACGTCTAATTGGAACTTGCACTTAGCTAATGTTTCGATAGTTTCATAAGCACTgtacagaaaaataaaaatgtctaATCGGATTAAATAGTTTCTACCTCTTATTTCTATTCTGCTGCATTCCAAACTCAGGAGAATTCGGTTTCACTGCAGGTGAGTTTTTCCTGTTTGctgaaaacagaagacttcctttaTGACACATAAACATTGTGTGTTCCTAGCTTTGTGCGGGGGGTTTGTTGTGCAGCTGTTGATTTGTTTTCTGTAGCATGTTTTAAGTATTTTTGTGATTGGATGTCCCGTGTGCATAATAACATTGTTTCCATGTGTTGTTCTGTTTCCTGCTAAGGAAACTCCATTACTCGTACTGGTAAGTGGATTCCACCTGTGATCAAACACAGCTCGGCTTGTCTTTTACCTGTTTTACTAAAGTATTCTCATTAATAGTTAAATTCCAtatctagggttgggcatcgtttgattttgaacgattccgattcctcgttttgattccggttcctatcgatccccgattccgattctttgaagacatgacatgttttacacgagccagctaaccacaggtcctacttgatgaaataatcttaacttcaacacgaattttaactctatgaacaacaacatcaccttcatttagacaaaaacgtgtttcggagaaaagaaaaagacttgcagcacaaccagtgtttgtttctgaccacaaccaaagtctggaagaagcctctgggatgagaggctaaatgtctccaacatatccagaaactccagctgttttcagctaaagctctcaggatgatcatgtccaggatggctGAGAaccacacctccatgctgcagcagcattcagtcacaacaggaagtgaaacttaaacgtagctgctgtcggtaacaagctaacagattttaaacattaaaactcaacagaaatagttcagaaaggaaattaaatgttatttattattattataattattattattattcattgtggcagaagctggtgtggtccaccacagagaagctgctctagcatgatgactttaattattctacaggttactgttcagccttctgacgctccgtgtgtgcttttatttctgcagtgagacaaactcacctcacaccatccagagtttgttctttaaagcttctattaagtccaccatgttgacgtatttatcaagtttcctctacgctgcaggagttagagtctacatcacggagtaaaagtccggcagacacgtttgtttatatctggccgctgcgcgccgggtggggggaggggggactcggtgctgctcactgacagctggtgtgatcagctctgaaaagccttgatcacaatttgcagatcacgcttattcttcacggagatcggccgcggatttctcttccgtcggcattctaggaatcgaaagaaAAAACtttgagcgattccgggaaaaatgaacagttggaaccggttctaatcgatgctcgattctcgatgcccaaccccaTATCATATCAAAGCATGTTTTTAAAAAGCTTTTATTCTTAATTCACAAGTCCACAAATGTACATTTACACGAGTTTTCATTGTAGCTGCTGTCTGAATGTTCATTGCAATGCTAACAGTCTGCTG
It contains:
- the zfyve27 gene encoding protrudin isoform X2, whose translation is MATQNTGTFQDSLQSSEERGELVHSLSKETPGSPDASELGSPRCTLNFDLLNMVTSYKRMALYLEPIVDAVEVIHLLLGWKMPLCSLLVCIFLNIFFCTITEVGWFTGSVVVVSAPAALGYLQDRCGGKASEADLQKRRYHAVHRKDLQTVHLTKQEAMLEVKDLLKHLDDMLSSACQSAEAIYKVLYWDSHTSSSRFYGATLTVVCLLYVVPVGWVLAGLNTVVFLWNRDFCRVLLDLRKLFYFGPTQTSEGLPEDQAQGSLMDRTPTPPSLEDLSPGSVEEAEEAEPDDEFKDAIEENSVSLQEDDDGPLGAPEYDPISENDLLSRNEPIRSKVSKLTEKLRKRYPASVTGSCSSCSAVFSVLKKRRNCSNCGNSFCSRCCSFKVLRSYMGATAPEAQRETVFVCAACNSSLTKLQ
- the zfyve27 gene encoding protrudin isoform X4; protein product: MATQNTGTFQDSLQSSEERGELVHSLSKETPGSPDASELGSPRCTLNFDLLNMVTSYKRMALYLEPIVDAVEVIHLLLGWKMPLCSLLVCIFLNIFFCTITEVGWFTGSVVVVSAPAALGYLQDRCGGKASEADLQKRRYHAVHRKDLQTVHLTKQEAMLEVKDLLKHLDDMLSSACQSAEAIYKVLYWDSHTSSSRFYGATLTVVCLLYVVPVGWVLAGLNTVVFLWNRDFCRVLLDLRKLFYFGPTQTSEGLPEDQAQGSLMDRTPTPPSLEDLSPGSVEEAEEAEPDDEFKDAIEEDDDGPLGAPEYDPISENDLLSRNEPIRSKVSKLTEKLRKRYPASVTGSCSSCSAVFSVLKKRRNCSNCGNSFCSRCCSFKVLRSYMGATAPEAQRETVFVCAACNSSLTKLQ
- the zfyve27 gene encoding protrudin isoform X1, whose amino-acid sequence is MATQNTGTFQDSLQSSEERGELVHSLSKETPGSPDASELGSPRCTLNFDLLNMVTSYKRMALYLEPIVDAVEVIHLLLGWKMPLCSLLVCIFLNIFFCTITEVGWFTGSVVVVSAPAALGYLQDRCGGKASEADLQKRRYHAVHRKDLQTVHLTKQEAMLEVKDLLKHLDDMLSSACQSAEAIYKVLYWDSHTSSSRFYGATLTVVCLLYVVPVGWVLAGLNTVVFLWNRDFCRVLLDLRKLFYFGPTQTSEGLPEDQAQGSLMDRTPTPPSLEDLSPGSVEEAEEAEPDDEFKDAIEENSVSLQETPLLVLEDDDGPLGAPEYDPISENDLLSRNEPIRSKVSKLTEKLRKRYPASVTGSCSSCSAVFSVLKKRRNCSNCGNSFCSRCCSFKVLRSYMGATAPEAQRETVFVCAACNSSLTKLQ
- the zfyve27 gene encoding protrudin isoform X3 codes for the protein MATQNTGTFQDSLQSSEERGELVHSLSKETPGSPDASELGSPRCTLNFDLLNMVTSYKRMALYLEPIVDAVEVIHLLLGWKMPLCSLLVCIFLNIFFCTITEVGWFTGSVVVVSAPAALGYLQDRCGGKASEADLQKRRYHAVHRKDLQTVHLTKQEAMLEVKDLLKHLDDMLSSACQSAEAIYKVLYWDSHTSSSRFYGATLTVVCLLYVVPVGWVLAGLNTVVFLWNRDFCRVLLDLRKLFYFGPTQTSEGLPEDQAQGSLMDRTPTPPSLEDLSPGSVEEAEEAEPDDEFKDAIEETPLLVLEDDDGPLGAPEYDPISENDLLSRNEPIRSKVSKLTEKLRKRYPASVTGSCSSCSAVFSVLKKRRNCSNCGNSFCSRCCSFKVLRSYMGATAPEAQRETVFVCAACNSSLTKLQ